The proteins below are encoded in one region of Rhodoluna lacicola:
- a CDS encoding putative Ig domain-containing protein, which produces MHKAKTSKLLISVAAVFSLIFGGVVGISAPAQAVTNGCIQSGFQPNNCTTEKTPISNINAETNAANLLTTATCATPTNVSLNKVVPKSSSGYELLSLATATTNAVSGAAGLNFAINAGTITLGGTAPATTLSTTNYIILARCGSTDYAFSFSITITSSSGPVLSPDVQIVSGTDNVAITDTASYTVTRFTGAPTFTVSPALPTGLTLNSSTGVVSGTYVGTMVETTYTVTATYTTETATATIKITIDAAVQQQQQGGGSGGAAAPEPSRKVTICHRTHSETNPYVRITVDYNSVNKKSGHQGHDEIFAGEHVFKAGIYKRAKDKDWGDIIPADPSGLNRWKPLNWTALGADIYNGKVAGCPAFDAVKYYNALREAGVPEKKIKQEIGEIEAEQAEAEPTVKKTDVKEIKYTGTDKNVAEADNDKVTICHRTNSVTNPYVRITVAASSIYKNAGHYGHDEIYDGNHVFNSAVDYPNNKKDWGDIIPADPTGKNRWAALNMTPLGKKIYDGTVEGCAEKSLQTLYNELREEGKPKKEIIAELEKMKNTDEDPKDIDELTYTGTDPKTEKTEPKEPVAPAAVKIPDQSLSGIVWLDINKDGLKDTNEPFMKNIKLYVVQVSSIPAPVTPANILVNATVRRANLPVKAAAVAEVLTDENGFYLFPSLGAGDWMVTTTVPDELYVTYDSHESSDGSITTTVPVASHAFTWVGLVGDDEEITLEKIAEILSENPNALPLAEIPPSLKAQVLQARNAVAAGKKPPVISTKPAVVSSGELAYTGTNDLAMLFFGVLLMLSGVALRLARTKR; this is translated from the coding sequence ATGCACAAGGCCAAAACATCAAAGCTACTGATTTCGGTAGCCGCTGTATTTTCACTGATCTTTGGTGGGGTAGTCGGAATCTCGGCCCCAGCGCAGGCGGTAACTAATGGCTGCATCCAGTCAGGTTTTCAGCCGAACAACTGCACAACTGAAAAAACACCAATTTCAAACATCAACGCCGAAACTAACGCGGCGAATTTGTTGACCACTGCGACTTGTGCGACTCCAACAAACGTGTCTCTTAATAAGGTTGTACCAAAATCTAGCTCTGGCTACGAGTTGCTCTCTCTTGCGACTGCAACCACAAACGCCGTCAGTGGCGCCGCTGGTTTGAATTTTGCAATTAATGCTGGAACTATCACGTTGGGTGGAACAGCACCCGCAACCACACTTTCAACAACTAATTACATTATTTTGGCGAGATGCGGGTCAACTGATTACGCATTTTCATTCAGCATTACCATCACATCTTCAAGCGGCCCCGTTCTTTCACCAGACGTGCAAATTGTTTCTGGAACAGACAATGTTGCAATCACAGACACCGCTTCATACACCGTGACTCGATTTACTGGAGCTCCAACTTTTACAGTTAGCCCAGCACTACCAACAGGTTTGACCCTTAACTCTTCAACTGGTGTGGTTTCTGGTACCTATGTTGGAACAATGGTGGAAACCACATATACAGTCACCGCCACATATACAACCGAAACAGCTACTGCAACTATCAAAATCACAATTGATGCCGCCGTTCAGCAACAGCAGCAAGGCGGCGGCAGTGGCGGAGCCGCAGCACCAGAACCAAGTCGCAAGGTAACTATTTGTCACCGCACACACTCAGAAACAAATCCTTACGTGCGTATCACCGTTGACTACAACTCAGTAAATAAAAAGAGTGGTCACCAGGGGCACGATGAAATTTTTGCCGGCGAGCACGTTTTCAAAGCTGGAATTTATAAGCGCGCTAAGGACAAAGACTGGGGTGACATCATCCCTGCGGATCCATCGGGGTTGAACCGTTGGAAGCCACTCAACTGGACCGCACTCGGCGCCGATATCTACAACGGCAAAGTTGCTGGCTGCCCTGCATTTGATGCGGTGAAGTACTACAACGCACTTCGTGAAGCAGGAGTTCCAGAAAAGAAGATCAAGCAAGAAATTGGTGAGATTGAGGCCGAGCAAGCTGAGGCCGAGCCAACCGTCAAGAAGACCGATGTAAAAGAAATCAAGTACACCGGTACAGATAAAAATGTTGCTGAAGCGGACAACGATAAAGTCACTATCTGTCACCGCACCAATTCAGTGACCAACCCTTACGTTCGTATTACTGTGGCAGCATCTTCTATCTATAAGAATGCTGGTCACTACGGTCACGATGAAATCTACGACGGAAACCACGTCTTCAATTCGGCCGTGGATTACCCAAATAACAAGAAGGACTGGGGTGACATCATCCCTGCTGACCCAACCGGCAAGAACCGCTGGGCGGCGCTAAACATGACTCCACTGGGCAAGAAGATTTACGACGGAACCGTTGAGGGCTGTGCCGAGAAGTCATTGCAGACTCTATACAACGAGCTTCGCGAAGAAGGCAAACCTAAAAAGGAAATCATTGCCGAACTAGAGAAGATGAAGAACACCGATGAAGATCCAAAAGACATCGATGAACTTACCTACACCGGAACCGATCCAAAGACAGAGAAGACTGAGCCTAAAGAGCCAGTGGCACCTGCAGCTGTAAAAATTCCAGACCAGTCACTTTCAGGAATTGTTTGGTTGGACATCAACAAGGATGGTTTGAAAGACACCAATGAACCATTCATGAAAAACATCAAGCTATACGTGGTTCAGGTTTCTAGCATTCCAGCACCGGTTACCCCGGCAAACATTTTGGTTAATGCAACCGTTCGTCGTGCAAATCTTCCGGTGAAGGCCGCTGCCGTTGCCGAAGTACTAACCGACGAAAATGGTTTCTACCTGTTCCCAAGTTTGGGAGCCGGTGACTGGATGGTTACCACAACCGTTCCAGATGAACTGTACGTGACTTACGACAGCCACGAGAGTTCAGATGGTTCTATCACCACCACTGTGCCAGTTGCGTCACACGCATTTACCTGGGTTGGACTTGTGGGCGATGATGAAGAGATAACCCTAGAAAAGATTGCTGAAATTCTTAGTGAGAATCCAAATGCGCTTCCGCTTGCTGAGATTCCACCATCGCTTAAGGCCCAGGTCTTGCAAGCTAGAAACGCGGTTGCCGCCGGCAAAAAGCCTCCGGTGATTTCTACAAAGCCAGCAGTAGTTTCTTCAGGTGAGCTTGCTTACACCGGAACCAACGACCTAGCGATGTTGTTCTTTGGTGTGCTGCTCATGCTCAGCGGGGTTGCTCTGCGACTTGCTCGAACCAAACGATAA
- a CDS encoding DUF2256 domain-containing protein produces MPPVAKTKNGFEPKICERCGLPFEWRKKWAKDWANVKYCSKKCKG; encoded by the coding sequence ATGCCACCGGTAGCCAAGACAAAGAACGGGTTTGAACCCAAGATCTGTGAGCGCTGCGGCCTGCCGTTTGAGTGGCGCAAAAAATGGGCCAAGGATTGGGCCAACGTCAAATACTGTTCCAAGAAGTGCAAGGGTTAG
- a CDS encoding LysE family translocator has translation MTWSLLVSVAVFSFVTAVSPGPNNTFLLSSGANFGLKKSVPYLNGIMAGLIGMMAALAAGLGVIFTTLPLVYQVLKWVGFAYIVWLAFLIVKSTSKSDTGEAQYIGFWKATTFQFVNPKAWVVIGSFMATMVPVGSGLGVTAFICFVFLIFTYPGALLWAVAGQVLKDWLSNPVRRRIFNIASAILLVLSMVPVLFLQ, from the coding sequence ATGACCTGGAGCTTGTTGGTATCGGTGGCTGTTTTCAGCTTTGTGACCGCAGTCTCCCCAGGCCCAAACAACACCTTTTTACTTTCCTCAGGGGCCAACTTTGGGCTCAAAAAATCAGTGCCCTATCTAAACGGAATCATGGCCGGGCTAATCGGCATGATGGCTGCCCTTGCCGCCGGCCTTGGCGTAATTTTCACCACCTTGCCCCTGGTCTACCAGGTACTCAAGTGGGTGGGTTTTGCCTACATCGTCTGGCTTGCATTTCTAATCGTCAAAAGCACCAGCAAATCCGATACCGGTGAGGCTCAGTACATTGGCTTTTGGAAGGCGACCACTTTTCAGTTCGTGAACCCTAAGGCCTGGGTGGTTATCGGGTCATTTATGGCAACGATGGTGCCGGTTGGTTCCGGCCTTGGCGTCACCGCATTTATTTGCTTTGTCTTTTTGATTTTTACCTATCCGGGCGCGCTGCTTTGGGCAGTGGCTGGGCAGGTTTTGAAGGATTGGCTAAGCAACCCGGTTCGTCGCCGCATTTTCAACATTGCCTCGGCCATCTTGCTGGTTCTGTCGATGGTGCCCGTGCTGTTTCTTCAGTAG
- a CDS encoding DNA polymerase III subunit alpha: MSSFTHLHVASAFSGHYGVTRPEAMVEASVAQGFSALAITDRDGLYGAVKHIGACLQLGITPIVGVDLTVLDDDGSSLGRCVILAHGNNKGAGWSTLCKIVSTAHNKRLATRSSKKEVGIGRRTLAELLANGNCTLLIGPDSDVGHAVVAGNRDRAEALLENWQGLFQYPGTFAIEIVSHLTEPGTSFSSVQARRMVELADAHKIPAVLTNAVRYLEPDDALTADVLDAARNLEALGLFESQPNAQAWLKPQAKMLALAIEITEDRARAIELFDVTAKLAERCRLDPVNDCGWGKPKTPEQSALGIDGNPFEVLWQKAHAGIERYYPNAKGKLLQQVQHRLGQELITINKLGFATYFLTVADVAQMIRDMKIRSQARGSGAGSLVNYLLGISGVDPIEHDLLFERFLSTERSSLPDIDIDVESARRHDIYRAIFKRYGSQRVTLLSMQSTYRGRGAMRDSGLALGLDDNQIDDIAKNMWRFSARSFRGALSSKPELAEFAAAVEEDRRMNLLVDITERLDRLPRYISMHPCGVILGDSSLLNLTPVEPSGAGLPMSQFDKDDMDPMGFLKLDVLGVRMQSTMAYAVREIERVHGKALDLDAVPRDDAATFKAIRTTNTLGIFQIESPGQRELTGKHQPTQFNDLTIQISLFRPGPMKGNMIAPYLDGRHGFAKPDYMHKDLEPILRETFGIVVFHEQVLRILNTMTGCGLAKADEMRRSLENPRKNHLVQKFFRKEAAARKYPQDVIDRVWSILEGFSSFGFCKAHGAAFAVPTYQSAWLKTHYPTEFMAGLFTHDPGMYPRRLLLSEARRLGVKLLPIDVNKSTDEYRVEISHVERNGVEKSADSIGVRMSLTEVQGISEAEIARIIEEQPFVDVADFYMRAKPARRTMERLALIGALDGVAGISAGEVFTRGDVLARVRQLNALKKRPTPREDQPMLDFASLDYAGVEQLPTGNAEMSVTEQVAHELEILHLDVTQHVLDQYRPMLDEMGVVTSNELVGMRNKSEVLVAGVRVATQTPPMRSGKRVVFITLDDGQGCADATFFDEAQARCAHILFNTKLVIIGGKTRRTGVNGVSIMAENAWDLKELWDQWLLKKQHGHHRQNQQDGRGNVENAATNRVA, translated from the coding sequence ATGAGCTCGTTCACTCACCTGCACGTGGCCTCGGCATTCAGCGGGCACTACGGCGTGACCCGGCCAGAGGCAATGGTTGAGGCCAGCGTTGCCCAGGGTTTCAGCGCACTGGCCATCACCGATCGCGACGGACTTTATGGCGCGGTCAAACATATCGGTGCTTGTTTGCAACTTGGCATCACACCGATAGTTGGCGTTGACCTGACCGTATTAGATGATGATGGTTCTAGCTTGGGGCGCTGCGTAATTTTGGCGCACGGCAACAACAAGGGGGCGGGGTGGTCCACGCTTTGCAAAATTGTTTCTACCGCGCACAACAAACGACTTGCCACTCGCTCTTCAAAAAAAGAAGTTGGTATTGGTCGTCGCACACTTGCCGAGCTACTTGCCAATGGCAACTGCACGCTGCTGATTGGCCCAGACAGTGACGTTGGTCACGCGGTGGTTGCCGGTAATCGCGATCGTGCCGAGGCGCTGCTAGAAAATTGGCAGGGCTTGTTTCAATACCCCGGCACCTTTGCAATTGAAATTGTTAGTCACCTAACCGAACCGGGCACATCTTTTTCAAGTGTGCAAGCTCGTCGCATGGTTGAGCTGGCCGATGCGCACAAAATTCCAGCGGTGCTGACCAATGCTGTGCGTTATTTAGAACCCGATGACGCCCTTACCGCCGACGTTCTTGATGCGGCAAGAAATCTTGAAGCACTTGGTCTTTTTGAGTCGCAACCAAATGCGCAAGCGTGGTTAAAACCGCAAGCAAAGATGCTGGCGCTAGCAATTGAAATCACTGAAGACCGCGCACGTGCGATTGAACTGTTTGATGTCACCGCAAAACTTGCCGAACGCTGCCGACTTGATCCTGTGAATGATTGCGGTTGGGGTAAACCAAAGACTCCAGAGCAATCTGCTCTTGGGATTGATGGCAATCCATTTGAGGTGCTCTGGCAAAAAGCACACGCCGGCATTGAGCGCTACTACCCAAATGCAAAAGGTAAATTGCTGCAACAGGTGCAACACCGATTAGGTCAAGAACTAATCACCATCAACAAACTTGGTTTTGCAACATATTTTTTAACCGTTGCCGATGTGGCGCAAATGATTCGCGATATGAAGATACGCAGTCAAGCGCGTGGTTCCGGTGCCGGTTCGCTGGTGAATTATTTGCTTGGCATCAGCGGGGTTGATCCAATTGAGCACGATTTATTGTTCGAGCGCTTTCTAAGCACAGAGCGCTCCAGCTTGCCCGATATCGACATCGATGTTGAATCAGCCAGACGGCACGATATCTATCGGGCGATTTTCAAACGCTACGGCAGTCAGCGGGTCACCCTGCTTTCGATGCAGAGCACCTATCGGGGTCGCGGGGCAATGCGGGATTCAGGCCTGGCGCTTGGGCTAGATGACAACCAGATCGATGACATCGCCAAGAACATGTGGCGCTTCAGTGCCCGCAGTTTTCGCGGGGCGCTGAGCAGCAAGCCAGAGCTGGCCGAGTTTGCCGCCGCCGTAGAAGAAGATCGGCGCATGAACCTGCTGGTTGATATCACGGAGCGGCTTGACCGGCTACCCCGATACATCTCGATGCATCCGTGCGGGGTGATTCTTGGTGATTCCAGTTTGTTGAACCTGACTCCGGTGGAGCCATCGGGGGCTGGTTTGCCAATGAGTCAGTTTGATAAAGATGACATGGACCCAATGGGCTTCTTGAAACTAGATGTGCTTGGCGTGCGCATGCAAAGCACCATGGCCTATGCCGTTCGCGAGATTGAGCGCGTGCACGGCAAGGCGCTTGATCTTGATGCTGTGCCGCGCGACGATGCCGCAACCTTCAAAGCTATTCGCACCACAAACACACTTGGTATTTTTCAGATTGAAAGCCCGGGTCAACGCGAACTTACCGGCAAGCACCAACCAACTCAATTCAATGACCTAACCATTCAGATTTCACTGTTTCGCCCGGGCCCAATGAAGGGAAACATGATTGCTCCATATCTTGATGGTCGTCACGGTTTTGCCAAACCGGATTACATGCACAAAGATTTAGAACCAATTCTTCGCGAGACTTTTGGAATCGTAGTTTTTCACGAGCAGGTTCTGCGAATTCTAAACACAATGACCGGTTGCGGTTTAGCCAAGGCCGATGAAATGCGTCGCTCGCTAGAGAACCCAAGAAAAAATCACCTGGTGCAAAAGTTTTTTCGCAAAGAAGCGGCCGCCAGAAAATATCCGCAAGATGTGATTGACCGGGTTTGGTCGATTCTTGAGGGCTTCAGCAGTTTTGGTTTTTGCAAAGCGCACGGTGCCGCTTTTGCGGTGCCAACATATCAAAGTGCGTGGCTCAAGACCCACTACCCCACCGAATTTATGGCTGGCCTGTTCACCCACGACCCTGGAATGTATCCGCGCCGATTGCTACTTAGTGAAGCTCGCCGGCTTGGCGTAAAACTTTTACCAATTGATGTAAACAAATCCACCGATGAATACAGAGTTGAAATAAGCCATGTTGAAAGAAACGGTGTAGAAAAATCTGCAGACAGCATCGGTGTTCGCATGTCACTCACCGAGGTGCAGGGAATTAGCGAGGCCGAGATCGCGCGCATCATTGAAGAGCAGCCGTTTGTTGATGTTGCCGATTTTTATATGCGGGCTAAACCAGCCAGGCGAACCATGGAACGGCTGGCGCTGATTGGTGCGCTAGATGGGGTTGCCGGAATCAGTGCCGGTGAAGTTTTTACCCGCGGCGATGTGCTGGCCCGAGTTCGACAACTAAACGCGTTGAAGAAGCGGCCAACCCCGCGCGAAGATCAGCCCATGTTGGATTTCGCCTCGCTTGATTACGCGGGCGTTGAACAACTGCCAACCGGCAATGCCGAAATGAGCGTGACAGAGCAGGTTGCTCACGAGCTTGAGATTTTGCACCTTGATGTCACTCAGCACGTGCTGGATCAATACCGGCCAATGCTCGATGAGATGGGGGTGGTCACCAGCAACGAACTGGTTGGCATGCGCAATAAATCAGAGGTGCTGGTGGCCGGAGTTCGCGTTGCTACCCAAACCCCACCCATGCGGTCGGGTAAACGCGTGGTATTCATCACCCTTGATGACGGCCAGGGCTGTGCCGATGCCACCTTCTTTGATGAGGCTCAGGCCCGCTGCGCGCACATTTTGTTCAACACCAAGCTGGTGATTATCGGTGGCAAAACTCGCAGAACCGGGGTAAATGGGGTCTCCATCATGGCCGAGAATGCCTGGGATCTAAAGGAACTCTGGGATCAGTGGCTACTGAAGAAACAGCACGGGCACCATCGACAGAACCAGCAAGATGGCCGAGGCAATGTTGAAAATGCGGCGACGAACCGGGTTGCTTAG
- a CDS encoding DUF6504 family protein — protein sequence MEKTIAVSVNQAGEPVKFSWQGATYAVLSKPVRWFARKQWWSEANHVQRGIGPGVLEVEMWRVKAANESQETGMFEIMHRNDSKHAWHLVRIYHS from the coding sequence ATGGAGAAAACCATTGCCGTATCGGTGAACCAGGCTGGTGAACCGGTCAAATTCAGCTGGCAGGGCGCTACCTACGCCGTGCTTTCCAAGCCGGTTCGCTGGTTCGCCCGCAAGCAGTGGTGGTCTGAGGCCAACCACGTACAAAGAGGTATCGGCCCCGGGGTGCTTGAGGTTGAGATGTGGCGGGTCAAAGCCGCCAACGAATCTCAAGAGACCGGCATGTTCGAGATCATGCACCGCAACGATTCAAAGCACGCCTGGCACCTGGTGCGCATCTACCACTCATGA
- a CDS encoding alpha-amylase family glycosyl hydrolase, whose amino-acid sequence MSGTSILVYAERVGGNLGEIEKLLAGPLADFDGIHVLPFFHPYDGDDAGFDPIDHTIVDPRLGDWSDFKRISQTHELTADLIVNHASYLSPEFKDWQEKGEQSEYDGMFLTFDVVFPNGGTEEGITSFYRPRPGMPFTAYEVGGKRRLVWTTFMPSQVDIDIKHDAGKAYLVRILEALKSGGVKVVRLDAVGYAVKTPGTDSFMTKETLDFVKEISELIHSYDMRVLVEVHAHYTQQLEIAPLVDLIYDFQTAPLLLHSLFTGTVDRLGDWFKIRPNNCLNVLDTHDGYGVIDGGPIGERPGLITQDEMANIFKVAEKNTDGHSAIASVIPQWFTLPHQINATLPNIVKNDTGYVIMRAVQFFLPGEPQVYYVGLFNGMDDRDLFARSGQGRDTNRHNYTPAEIQEALQQPVTQAIIALARVRKHGAFNGEFSWGIIDDQTMRLEWKNGNDVLSLEFKTTVDAPSFVIEATTDGGVRRFSSVEELAKY is encoded by the coding sequence ATGTCAGGTACCAGCATCCTGGTCTACGCCGAGCGCGTGGGCGGCAACCTGGGGGAAATAGAAAAGCTGCTGGCTGGTCCCCTGGCCGATTTTGATGGCATTCACGTGCTGCCGTTCTTTCACCCATATGACGGTGACGACGCCGGCTTTGACCCGATAGACCACACCATCGTCGACCCGCGCCTTGGCGACTGGTCAGACTTCAAGCGCATCTCGCAGACCCACGAGCTAACCGCTGATCTAATCGTGAACCACGCCTCTTATCTGTCACCTGAATTCAAAGACTGGCAAGAAAAGGGTGAGCAGTCAGAGTACGACGGCATGTTCCTAACCTTTGACGTGGTGTTCCCTAATGGTGGCACAGAGGAGGGCATCACTTCTTTCTATCGTCCGCGTCCGGGCATGCCATTTACCGCTTACGAGGTTGGCGGCAAGCGCCGTTTGGTTTGGACCACCTTCATGCCATCGCAGGTTGACATCGATATCAAGCACGATGCCGGCAAGGCCTACCTGGTTCGCATTCTTGAAGCGCTGAAGTCTGGTGGCGTAAAGGTTGTTCGTCTTGATGCAGTTGGTTATGCGGTTAAAACTCCGGGCACTGACTCATTCATGACCAAAGAGACTTTGGATTTCGTAAAAGAAATCTCAGAGTTGATTCACTCTTACGATATGCGAGTTTTGGTTGAGGTTCACGCGCACTACACCCAGCAGCTAGAGATCGCTCCGTTGGTTGATCTAATTTACGACTTCCAAACCGCGCCACTACTTTTGCACTCGCTATTTACCGGAACTGTTGATCGCCTTGGTGACTGGTTCAAGATTCGCCCAAACAACTGCTTGAACGTGCTTGACACTCACGACGGTTACGGCGTCATTGATGGCGGTCCAATTGGTGAGCGCCCAGGTTTGATTACCCAAGATGAAATGGCAAACATTTTCAAGGTGGCCGAAAAAAACACCGATGGTCACTCAGCAATAGCATCGGTGATCCCACAGTGGTTCACACTGCCACACCAGATCAATGCCACTCTGCCAAACATTGTTAAGAACGACACCGGCTATGTAATTATGCGTGCTGTGCAATTCTTCTTGCCGGGTGAGCCACAGGTTTACTACGTTGGTTTGTTCAACGGCATGGATGACCGCGATCTATTCGCTCGTTCAGGCCAGGGTCGCGACACCAACCGTCACAACTACACCCCTGCAGAAATTCAAGAGGCACTTCAGCAGCCGGTCACTCAGGCAATCATTGCGTTGGCACGCGTGCGCAAGCACGGCGCTTTCAACGGTGAATTCAGCTGGGGCATCATCGATGATCAGACCATGCGTCTTGAGTGGAAGAACGGCAACGATGTGTTGTCACTAGAGTTCAAGACCACAGTTGATGCACCAAGCTTTGTGATTGAGGCAACCACTGATGGCGGCGTGCGCCGCTTCAGCAGTGTTGAAGAACTAGCTAAGTACTAG
- a CDS encoding cryptochrome/photolyase family protein: MAFERILYVAHDHLNQTRGVLKNANPNTDAIVLVESARMTTGRPWHKERLFFLISSARHFATQLTEAGFTVRYIKSATTVDGLKAAKQEFGKLPISSAEPSSFKQYAQLKDFGVEFVENDFFLTSRELFKLWAEKQKTFVMENFYRAQRTRLDILVTNGKPEGDRWNYDADNRLPPPKNYSWPPYLEHARDEIDLQVSKELDFTPTTTWATTRAGALQQLENFIQHHLHAFGPYEDAIAADNWALHHSLLSPYLNNGLLHADEVVAAVIGAYKKKKAPIESVEAFVRQIIGWREYINGMYWFLGEDYRNRNALNANRKLLPLFTDSSKTKMNCVKSVVQDVEARSWTHHIPRLMVLSNLALTTGTNPQEFLNWMREQFIDASDWVMVPNVIGMAVHADGGQLMTKPYASGGAYLNRMTQHCKGCEYDPKKRVGEDACPFTTLYWDFLDRHKETFVRNHRMSQQVNGLKRLTDLPELRVRAQHVLAGLDKGEI; encoded by the coding sequence ATGGCTTTTGAGCGAATTCTTTATGTGGCCCATGACCACCTGAACCAAACCCGCGGCGTGCTAAAAAACGCCAACCCCAACACCGATGCAATCGTTTTGGTTGAAAGCGCTCGCATGACCACCGGTAGACCTTGGCACAAAGAGCGACTGTTCTTTTTGATTTCTTCTGCCAGGCACTTTGCCACACAACTTACTGAAGCCGGTTTCACCGTGCGCTACATCAAATCGGCTACAACGGTTGACGGACTTAAAGCCGCGAAGCAAGAATTTGGCAAGTTACCAATTAGCTCTGCCGAACCATCTTCTTTCAAGCAGTATGCGCAGCTAAAAGATTTTGGAGTGGAGTTTGTTGAGAATGATTTTTTCCTAACCAGTCGCGAGCTATTCAAGCTTTGGGCAGAAAAGCAAAAGACATTTGTGATGGAGAACTTCTATCGCGCGCAACGCACTCGTCTAGATATTTTGGTGACCAATGGAAAACCTGAAGGTGACCGTTGGAATTACGACGCCGATAATCGGTTGCCGCCACCAAAGAATTATTCTTGGCCGCCGTATCTAGAGCACGCTCGCGATGAAATTGATTTGCAAGTTTCTAAAGAATTAGATTTCACTCCAACTACCACCTGGGCTACAACCCGCGCCGGTGCTCTGCAGCAGCTTGAAAATTTTATTCAGCATCACCTGCACGCTTTTGGCCCTTATGAAGATGCCATTGCTGCTGACAACTGGGCGCTACACCACTCACTGCTAAGCCCTTATTTAAATAACGGCTTGCTACATGCTGATGAGGTGGTGGCTGCGGTTATCGGTGCTTATAAAAAGAAGAAAGCGCCAATTGAATCTGTTGAAGCTTTTGTGCGTCAGATTATTGGTTGGCGTGAATACATCAATGGCATGTATTGGTTCTTGGGTGAGGACTACCGAAACCGCAATGCACTGAATGCAAATCGCAAACTGCTACCGCTATTTACCGATTCATCAAAAACCAAAATGAATTGCGTGAAATCTGTGGTGCAAGATGTTGAAGCAAGATCTTGGACGCATCACATTCCACGACTGATGGTGTTGAGTAACCTGGCGCTGACCACCGGAACCAATCCGCAAGAATTTTTGAACTGGATGCGCGAGCAATTTATTGATGCCTCTGACTGGGTAATGGTGCCAAACGTTATTGGTATGGCTGTGCACGCTGATGGTGGCCAGCTGATGACTAAGCCTTACGCATCCGGTGGTGCTTATTTGAATCGCATGACTCAGCACTGCAAGGGTTGCGAGTATGACCCAAAGAAGCGCGTTGGTGAGGATGCCTGCCCGTTCACCACTTTGTACTGGGATTTTCTTGATCGTCATAAAGAGACCTTCGTAAGGAATCACCGAATGAGCCAGCAGGTAAATGGACTGAAGCGCTTGACTGATTTGCCAGAGCTCAGGGTGCGTGCCCAGCATGTATTGGCCGGTCTTGATAAAGGTGAAATCTAG
- a CDS encoding class E sortase produces MNFFEKRPPSRLLAQGLLALGVLLVATSAYNLTIGDQASEQAQQARAEAVPLEVSPSSTANSSPLKEGEVFAKLSAPRLGQDYLREIAEGTSLDRVLNTVGLGHYVNTQMPGEVGNFAIAGHRAGNGGPMRNIDKFTDGDLVYVETADKKFTYKYLETKIVAPSDIGVINPVPKGLTKKSEPGKYLTLTSCTPIYVNSERIIVWFEQVAEQPR; encoded by the coding sequence GTGAATTTCTTCGAAAAGCGCCCGCCAAGCAGGCTACTGGCCCAAGGTTTGCTGGCCTTGGGGGTCTTGCTAGTGGCGACCTCTGCCTACAACCTAACTATTGGGGATCAGGCATCGGAGCAGGCCCAGCAGGCCAGGGCAGAAGCGGTTCCGCTGGAGGTTTCACCCAGTTCCACAGCCAATTCAAGCCCGCTCAAAGAGGGTGAGGTCTTTGCCAAGCTTTCGGCTCCTCGCCTAGGGCAGGACTACCTGCGCGAGATTGCCGAGGGCACGAGCCTTGACCGAGTTTTGAACACCGTAGGTCTTGGTCACTACGTGAACACTCAAATGCCCGGCGAGGTTGGTAATTTTGCGATTGCCGGTCACCGCGCTGGCAACGGTGGGCCAATGCGAAACATAGATAAATTCACCGATGGCGACTTGGTTTATGTGGAAACCGCAGATAAAAAGTTCACCTACAAATACTTGGAAACCAAGATTGTTGCGCCAAGTGATATCGGTGTAATCAATCCGGTGCCCAAAGGCTTAACCAAAAAGTCAGAGCCAGGCAAATACCTGACTCTGACTAGTTGCACACCTATTTATGTGAATAGCGAACGAATTATCGTTTGGTTCGAGCAAGTCGCAGAGCAACCCCGCTGA